Genomic DNA from Papilio machaon chromosome 14, ilPapMach1.1, whole genome shotgun sequence:
CACTTAATTCAAAATGGCGACAAAGGGCGGTTTGAAGAAGATCGCCGATGAGGAGAACGAGGAGAGATTCGGTTATGTGTTTGCCGTGTCTGGTCCCGGTCAGTATAACAGACAAGTAAACATACAATCATGTTGCAGTAACACTGCACCTTGATCCATCCTGGATTgtgatattttacttataacataataaggaGAGTACTGACAGCATATTAGAGCTGGGAAGTAAACCACTGTTGAAACTTTGTGATAAACTTAGTTACAGTATAAGTTATGATTCATAGTAGTCTTTGATTgttgaacaataaaataatgtaacatttgTGTGCTCAGTCGTAACGGCGGAGAAGATGTCCGGCTCCGCTATGTACGAGCTGGTGCGTGTGGGTTACAACGAACTGGTGGGCGAGATCATTCGTCTTGAAGGCGATTTAGCCACCATTCAGGTAAATAGTACcaacaaataaattgtttgacATTGAATCCGAtaattttaaacctttttaagtaataacgATATATTCATGTAGGTATACGAAGAAACATCAGGCGTAACAGTCGGCGACCCCGTGCTCCGAACTGGCAAACCCTTGTCCGTGGAGCTTGGTCCCGGTATCCTGGGCTCCATCTTTGACGGTATCCAGCGACCCTTGAAGGACATCAACGAGCTGACACAGTCCATCTACATCCCAAAGGGTATCAACGTGCCCGCCTTGGGGAGAGAAATCGACTGGGAGTTCAACCCTCTCGGTGTTAAGGTATCAAgtgttaagaaaatttataatgacTTGATGTAATCTTTGCaagaaataactaaataaaataaaccaattGGACAATGCTGTGACACCAGGCTATgtctattgtattatttatataaatatgtatatataaaaaacctaCTTCAATTAAGTAGACTTGTAATAATGTATGTTTGTCTTGTTTTTGTATCAGGTCGGGTCTCACATCACCGGTGGAGACTTGTACGGTATTGTACACGAGAACACGCTGGTGAAGCACAAGATGCTGGTGCCGCCCAAGGCAAAGGGTACCGTCACATACATCGCACCCGCAGGCAACTACAAAGTCACTGTGAGTACAACACTatcttacatacatacatacatacatacaactaTGTCTGTTTTTGTCAGTTTTATATATGTTGTTAGCCACTGACCTTtataaatggactggctataagATGTAGttttttgtgcctatttgattttcgccattttggcgctgatggTGGCGTTTGTGGCGGTCGCGTGTCTTCAAACTAATACGGATTCGagcagatatgtgcagattgcatcacgatgttttccttcatcgtaagaatgtCAGATAAATGAGTGTATGAAATTGGAAAATCGAAAATAATGTTGGTACATGGCGGAGATTGAAGCTGCatgtatagattttaattatagttcGGTCAAGTGCTTAGCAACTTCATTCTGTGATGTAATATACAttcatcttactaacattataaatgtgaatgttaagatggatggatggatgtttgtttgtttgaaggtatctccggaatggctgaacagatcttgatgaaatttggtacagatgtagaacatattctggaagaacacataggctacttattaagttttttttttaattcagacaGACATAGACTTTTTGTGATGATAAGTAAGAAATGCTGTCAGAAGATGTTGTAACTAACAGTATGTATGTGTCAGGATATTGTGCTGGAGACGGAGTTCGACGGTGAGAAGGCGAAGTACAGCATGCTGCAGGTGTGGCCGGTGCGACAGCCGCGCCCCGTCACCGAGAAGCTGCCTGCCAACCATCCTCTGCTCACCGGACAGCGGGTGCTGGACTCACTCTTCCCGTATGTCCTTACTTCTTTCTTacacttttaaatatgtcaacttttactaatttaattattaattggttATGAGGTATctgtcaaatttaaaaaaaagatacatttttattttttttaaatgctagATTAAATGCGCTAGTGTCATCTACTTGTAATATTCAGTTTTGTTTGATGTCACATTAGTGTCATAGTTTTGATTGTCCGGTTGTCCGGGTGTCAGATGTGTGCAGGGTGGTACGACTGCCATCCCCGGTGCCTTCGGGTGCGGGAAGACCGTCATCTCGCAGGCGCTCTCCAAGTACTCCAACTCTGATGTCATCATCTATGTCGGTTGCGGCGAGCGTGGTCAGTGCACGACATCTcttctaagttttttttaagatttttaccaagaaaaaaaaattgaatcacTTCTCAAATATATGTTATCTTTTGTTAAATACAATGTGtctaaatctttatttttttaaattcttgtacaatcaaagttttattttaataaaatattagaacacTTTAAAGTTTACATTTCATGTAACATTTGTAACTATTGTTTTGTTAAGGTAACGAGATGTCAGAAGTACTGCGAGACTTCCCCGAGCTGACTGTGGAGATCGAGGGTGTGACGGAGTCCATCATGAAGCGTACAGCTCTCGTCGCCAACACATCCAACATGCCTGTAGCTGCTCGAGAGGCCTCCATCTACACCGGTAACACTCACAAATATGT
This window encodes:
- the LOC106708426 gene encoding V-type proton ATPase catalytic subunit A, coding for MATKGGLKKIADEENEERFGYVFAVSGPVVTAEKMSGSAMYELVRVGYNELVGEIIRLEGDLATIQVYEETSGVTVGDPVLRTGKPLSVELGPGILGSIFDGIQRPLKDINELTQSIYIPKGINVPALGREIDWEFNPLGVKVGSHITGGDLYGIVHENTLVKHKMLVPPKAKGTVTYIAPAGNYKVTDIVLETEFDGEKAKYSMLQVWPVRQPRPVTEKLPANHPLLTGQRVLDSLFPCVQGGTTAIPGAFGCGKTVISQALSKYSNSDVIIYVGCGERGNEMSEVLRDFPELTVEIEGVTESIMKRTALVANTSNMPVAAREASIYTGITLSEYFRDMGYNVSMMADSTSRWAEALREISGRLAEMPADSGYPAYLGARLASFYERAGRVKCLGNPDREGSVSIVGAVSPPGGDFSDPVTSATLGIVQVFWGLDKKLAQRKHFPSINWLISYSKYMRALDDFYEKNYPEFVPLRTKVKEILQEEEDLTEIVQLVGKASLAETDKITLEVAKLLKDDFLQQNSYSAYDRFCPFYKTVGMLKNMIAFYDMSRHAVESTAQSDNKVTWNVIRDAMGNVLYQLSSMKFKDPVKDGEAKIKADFEQLLEDMSAAFRNLED